A single region of the Hippopotamus amphibius kiboko isolate mHipAmp2 chromosome 6, mHipAmp2.hap2, whole genome shotgun sequence genome encodes:
- the PAQR9 gene encoding membrane progestin receptor epsilon, with product MPRRLLLRSAGTKGPPGTTTAAPEAASRPHPSASGDPQASAKPLLRWDEVPDDFVECFILSGYRRLPCTAQECLASVLKPTNETLNFWTHFIPLLLFLSKFCRLFFLSGRDVPFHHPWLLPLWCYASGVLLTFAMSCTAHVFSCLSLRLRAAFFYLDYASISYYGFGSTVAYYYYLLPGLSLLDARVMTPYVQQRLGWHVDCTGLIAAYRALVLPVAFVLAVACTVACCKSRTDWCSYPFALRTFVFVMPLSMACPIMLESWLFDLRGENPTLFVHFYRRYFWLVVAAFFNVSKIPERIQPGLFDIIGHSHQLFHIFTFLSIYDQVYYVEEGLRQFLKAPLDAPTFSGTVGYMLLLVVCLGLVIKKFLSHTEFCSKK from the coding sequence ATGCCGCGGCGCCTGCTGCTCCGGAGCGCGGGCACAAAGGGCCCGCCTGGCACGACCACGGCGGCTCCGGAGGCCGCCTCGCGCCCCCACCCCTCGGCCTCCGGGGACCCGCAGGCATCCGCCAAGCCGCTGCTGCGCTGGGACGAGGTGCCCGACGACTTCGTGGAGTGCTTCATCCTGTCGGGCTACCGGCGGCTGCCCTGCACGGCGCAGGAGTGCCTCGCCTCGGTGCTGAAGCCCACCAACGAGACGCTCAACTTCTGGACGCACTTCATCCCGCTGCTGCTGTTCCTGAGCAAGTTCTGCCGCCTGTTCTTCCTGAGCGGCCGCGACGTGCCCTTCCACCATCCGTGGCTGCTGCCGCTGTGGTGCTACGCTTCGGGCGTGCTGCTGACCTTCGCCATGAGCTGCACCGCGCACGTGTTCAGCTGCCTGTCGCTGCGCCTGCGCGCCGCCTTCTTCTACCTGGACTACGCATCCATCAGCTACTACGGCTTCGGCAGCACGGTGGCCTACTACTACTACCTGCTGCCCGGCCTGAGCTTGTTGGACGCCAGGGTGATGACCCCGTACGTGCAGCAGCGCTTGGGCTGGCACGTGGACTGCACGGGCCTCATCGCCGCCTACCGCGCGCTCGTGCTGCCCGTGGCCTTCGTGCTGGCCGTGGCCTGCACGGTGGCCTGCTGCAAGAGCCGCACCGACTGGTGCTCTTACCCGTTCGCGCTGCGCACCTTCGTCTTCGTCATGCCGCTGAGCATGGCCTGCCCCATCATGCTGGAGAGCTGGCTCTTTGATCTACGCGGCGAGAACCCCACGCTCTTCGTGCACTTCTACCGCCGCTACTTCTGGCTGGTGGTGGCCGCCTTCTTCAACGTGAGCAAGATCCCCGAGCGCATCCAGCCGGGCCTCTTTGACATCATCGGCCACAGCCACCAGCTCTTCCACATCTTCACTTTCCTCAGCATCTACGATCAGGTATACTACGTGGAGGAGGGCCTGCGCCAGTTCCTCAAGGCGCCGCTGGACGCGCCCACCTTCTCGGGCACGGTGGGCTACATGCTGTTGCTGGTCGTCTGCCTGGGGCTGGTCATTAAGAAGTTCCTCAGCCACACCGAATTCTGCAGTAAAAAGTGA